ATGACTCTTCTAGGAATCTCATTATGAGGTGCGGCTATGCCGAATTTCGGGATCCGAAGACCGGAAAGATCAGTTATGTCCGCCGTCCGGGGCAAGGATTCTACCCGCGCTTTCACGTGTATCTCCAAACGCACCCGCAGGGATTCGTGGTAGATATTCACTTGGACCAGAAGCAGCCAAGCTACGGGGGCGGGACGCACATGCATTCGGGGGAATATACGGGGACGGCTGTGCATGAAGAACTCGCGCGTATTGCGGAACACATAACCGGGAGGAAAAGTTGATTGTGGATGTCAAAGAAGAAATCCGGAATCGAGTAGATATTGCAGACTTCATCGGCGAATATTTAGAATTGAAAAAGGCGGGGGCGGGGAGCTTCAAGGCCGTCTGTCCTTTTCACGCCGAGAAGACCCCGTCATTCCACGTCTCGAAAGAAAAACAAATTTGGCATTGTTTCGGCTGCGGGGAAGGTGGGGACGTGTTCGCCTTTCTTATGCGCATGGAGGGGATTGAGTTTCCGGAGGCCCTGCGTCTTTTAGGGAAGCGTGCTGGCGTGGAAATCCCGCGATTCAGTTCCACCGAGTCTAACGAACGTTCGCGTGTGGTGGAAGTGAATACGATGGCGCGCGCCTTTTATGCGAAAGTTCTCGAGACTTCTACTCTCGCGCTCGAAGCGCGGGAGTATGTAGCAAAGCGCGCTATTCCCCAGGAACTCGTACAAGACTTTGGATTGGGCTACGCGCCTGATCGATGGGATGGGCTTGTGGTGGCGCTTCGCAAACGGGATTTTTCCGACCAGGAACTTCTTGCTGCCGGCCTGGCTCAACGTGGCCGCATGGGTCTTATTGATCGCTTCCGCAACCGCCTCATGATCCCGCTTGAAGATGCACATGGTAATACGGTTGGGTTTACGGCGCGCGTTCTTCCTTCCGCAACCGCGGATGCGGGGCCGAAGTATCTCAACTCTCCAGAAACTGCCGCTTATCACAAAGGAGAAATTCTTTTCGGTCTCTCAAAGGCAAAGCAAGACATTAAACGTGAACACACGGTCATTATTGTTGAGGGGAATCTTGACGTTATCGCTTCGCATAAAGCAGGAGTGAAGCACGTCGTCGCAAGCTCCGGGACGGCGCTCACGCAGGCACAAATTCAACTTCTCAAGCGTTACACAACGCGCCTCATATTTTGTTTCGACCAAGATGCAGCAGGTTTTGCGGCCGCGCTGCGTGGGATTCACTTAGCCACGGAGCTTGGGTGCGACGTAGAAGTGCTTCTCATTCCTCGCGAAGCAGGGAAAGATCCGGACGAGGTTGTGCAAAAAGATCCAGAACTCTGGCGACGGATTGTTTCCGTACCGGTGCCGATCATGCCGTATTATTTTGAACACGCAACGCGAGGAAAGAATCTGCAAGATGTTGTGGTCAAACGTGAAGTCGGCCATTTCTTGCTTGGCGAAATCGGGCGGCTCTCGGACGCCATTGAGCGTGAGCATTGGCTCCAAAAACTCTCAGACCTCTTGCGTACCGACATCAGTGTTCTTCGTTCTTTGCTTATTCAAAAACCGTCTTCTCCCGCCTCTGTCACCGAACATCCAGTACCTCTTCCTCCCAAAACCCCCCAATCTCGTGCCGAGAAGGCTTTTGAGCAAATTCTTGGGGTTTTCGTGCAATTTCCTCGCCAGCGTGCCACCATCGCCGCCACTCTTGCCCCGAGCGAATCTTACGGACCCCTCAACGAGCTTTACCGAATTTTGTTGGAAGCGTATAATTCCGGCAAATTTGAAACGTGGAGTGCGGCGCCTACCCCCGAGCATCTTGCACGACGCCTCATCGCGGTGGGCGAAGAGGTGGCAGAGCGCGTGGAGTCGGAGCATCTTGAGCCCTATGTGAAGGAACATTTGCAAGTGGTTCTTGATGGGTGCGCGCGTTTTGCAAAAAAAGAACTCTTAGCTGAACTGCGCCAGGCTGAAGCGCGTGGGGATGCCGAAGCCGTTTCAAGAATTCTTACTCAATTTTCTTCTTAAGCCGTTTTCCTCTTGCCCCCTCGGCCGCCTTGGAGACTGGATTCCCGTCTCTCGGATGCGCCGCCGGCCAAGACACGAGTATGGCCAAACACAAACCGTCTCCCAAAAAGACCCACGCGCGCCGCGCTGGTGGGCGCAAGGCTGTTTCAAAAAAGCCTCCGTTTTCTCGTACACCCAAGAAGGGAGGACAGAAGCCTTCCCCAAAGCGCGAGCGGTATGTTCCCGTACCGGCGCCAATGCCCGCGCAAGTAGAACGCCTTCTTTCCAAAGGCCACATGCGCGGATTCGTTACGGAGCAAGAGGTGCTGTTTGTTTTTCCAAATTTAGAGGACTACCTTCCTCTCTATGAGGAGTTTCTCGATCGGCTGGATCGTGAGGGCGTGGTGCTTGTGGAAATGAAGGAAGGGATTTTGGGACGGCAGACCGACCGCGACGACGTCTACCAAAAAATCCGCCAGTCGTTCGAGCCTGCGATGAAGGGCGTGGACTTTTCCAACCTTACACAGGATTCTATCCAGCTGTATCTGCGTGAGATAGGACGCATCCCTCTTCTTAATGCGGAACAGGAAGTCGGGCTTGCCAAACGTAAGGAACGCAATGAAAAAGAGGCCGAGCGTCGGCTTATCGAGGCGAACCTCCGCCTT
The DNA window shown above is from Candidatus Uhrbacteria bacterium and carries:
- a CDS encoding DNA primase; the protein is MDVKEEIRNRVDIADFIGEYLELKKAGAGSFKAVCPFHAEKTPSFHVSKEKQIWHCFGCGEGGDVFAFLMRMEGIEFPEALRLLGKRAGVEIPRFSSTESNERSRVVEVNTMARAFYAKVLETSTLALEAREYVAKRAIPQELVQDFGLGYAPDRWDGLVVALRKRDFSDQELLAAGLAQRGRMGLIDRFRNRLMIPLEDAHGNTVGFTARVLPSATADAGPKYLNSPETAAYHKGEILFGLSKAKQDIKREHTVIIVEGNLDVIASHKAGVKHVVASSGTALTQAQIQLLKRYTTRLIFCFDQDAAGFAAALRGIHLATELGCDVEVLLIPREAGKDPDEVVQKDPELWRRIVSVPVPIMPYYFEHATRGKNLQDVVVKREVGHFLLGEIGRLSDAIEREHWLQKLSDLLRTDISVLRSLLIQKPSSPASVTEHPVPLPPKTPQSRAEKAFEQILGVFVQFPRQRATIAATLAPSESYGPLNELYRILLEAYNSGKFETWSAAPTPEHLARRLIAVGEEVAERVESEHLEPYVKEHLQVVLDGCARFAKKELLAELRQAEARGDAEAVSRILTQFSS